In Bacteroidales bacterium, the sequence AAACGGTTTTCCTCATCTGTTGGTTCGGCTGCTTCATCATCAATATCTCCCTCATCTACATTATCTTCGTAGGCATAAACGGCAATGTCGCTGGCATCATCCGGGATGCTGCTAATTCCGCCGGAGATGGTGCCTGCTTGATTGTCAGCAATGAGCCGGATGGTTGGACGAAGGATATACCTGTCTGTGGCACCTGCTTTCACAACAGCTTTCCGTGCATCCCAGTCGGCTGTGAGCTCTACAGTTCCGTTGGAGGGTACCTGGAAGGCACCAACTGCCTTGTAACCACTCTGCCCTCCGCTGGGAACGAACAACGGTTCTTTTTCACCGTTAATCATTAGGTAGCATCCTGGATTGGAAGGTCTACCATCACCCATATCAGGTATGTCCATCAAAAAGCGCAACTGATTGTACTGGCCTGCTTCCATCTCAAAGGTTCCGAGCATTTCCTTCACTCCGTCGGTTAGCTCAAGCAGATTGAATTCCTTCGGGCCTTCGTAGCCTTCGAATGTTTTCCATCCACTGTCCTGAGTATGATACTCCAGGCCGTTCACTTTGATCCACACGCCTTCAATGTTGTCATTATCCAGAGGCGCATCGGTAATAGAAAGCGCTACAGTTCCGGTTTCTCCGGTGTCTTCTTCGCATCCTGAAAATAATGCGAAAAGCACGATTAAAGCACTGAGAATTGAAATTTTTGTTTTCATAACATTTAAAATTTATGGTTTGTTAATAATTCTTTTAAGAAAGACGTGGATATAGATCAAAGGGTGGGAATGGAACTGGAAAATTTTTACCTTATGATTGCTATCACTTCTAAAAATCTTGTTTTGTTTAGTGTTTGTCCATAAAGTCAAATAGATTTGAAAGAGTCTTGGCTTTCTTTGAGACGATTTTAAAAGTTATTTGGTTAATATTCTTGAACCACAGAGTACATAGAGAACATTTATCTGTAATTGAATTGGCTTTTGGCTTAACTTACCATAGGCCTGCTCTTTCGCTGCCATCACCAACCCGTCCGACCGGTGCAGAACAAGAAAATTTTCCTGATGGTCAATATTTTTCGCCTCTATTTATGTTAGTCTTTATATCCGGGAACCGGTCAGACGGGGTGCCCTGGCAAAATACCGGCAACAGGGGGCTAAAATCAGCAGGGTCTGAAAGGGCATCTAAAAAGATTGATTCCTTAATTTTGAGAACGATACCTGTCAATAGGTTATGGGAAATTTCTTTGCAGCTAAAAAAGCTGCGGTAAGAATGATCCAGGAGAAATTGAGAATTGATAACAGAAAGGGTATGAAAAACAAAAAACCGGGACATCAATCGATGCCCCGGTTTTTTTGAGGATACGGGTTTATAGAGAGGAAAGCTCTTCAATATCTATCGGTTGATTTTCTGTCTCGCGACCTGCTACCTCTACATCTTCTAAAATGCCGAGGACTTCAATGAATTCACCATTGTCGGAGTGGACTACAATCAGATCATAGACCATTGGAGCCAGCCAGGAAAGCCTGTACCGATTTTCTTCACAAACTTTGCTGCTGGAGACGGCATTCGGGAACCGGTTTTCCTCATCAGCAGGCTCTGCTGCTTCTTCATCAGTGTATTCTCCATCTTCATAAGCATAGATCGTAATATCGCCTGCATCTTCCGGTATATTGGATACTGCACCTGCAATGGCTCCTGCCTCGTTATCGGTGATCAGCCGGATGGTTGGCTTAAGGATATACATTCCGCTTTTTCCGGCTTTCACGACAGATTTTCTTGCATCAAAATCGGCTGTAAGTTCCACCGTGCCATTGGAAGGCACTCTGAATGCACCGGTTGCTTTGTAACCGGTTTGTCCGCCACTGGGTACAAATAAATCCTGTGTAGTACCGTCTTCGTATTCAAGA encodes:
- a CDS encoding DUF4382 domain-containing protein: MKTKISILSALIVLFALFSGCEEDTGETGTVALSITDAPLDNDNIEGVWIKVNGLEYHTQDSGWKTFEGYEGPKEFNLLELTDGVKEMLGTFEMEAGQYNQLRFLMDIPDMGDGRPSNPGCYLMINGEKEPLFVPSGGQSGYKAVGAFQVPSNGTVELTADWDARKAVVKAGATDRYILRPTIRLIADNQAGTISGGISSIPDDASDIAVYAYEDNVDEGDIDDEAAEPTDEENRFPNAVTSDVADEEGNYQLNWLAPITYDLVVVKQVNGEFDQVLGIVEDVKVESKSNTPESIDISEL
- a CDS encoding DUF4382 domain-containing protein: MKIKASILIALIALFAAFTGCEEEGENLGQSGTVKLSLTDAPVDDASITGVYITITGIQYHKQQKDWETIEFEEPQTHNLLELQDSISVLLGDFEMEAGQYNQLRFMLDAAERGQGQGQGQGRSQGGPQATPGCYLEYEDGTTQDLFVPSGGQTGYKATGAFRVPSNGTVELTADFDARKSVVKAGKSGMYILKPTIRLITDNEAGAIAGAVSNIPEDAGDITIYAYEDGEYTDEEAAEPADEENRFPNAVSSSKVCEENRYRLSWLAPMVYDLIVVHSDNGEFIEVLGILEDVEVAGRETENQPIDIEELSSL